Within the Malassezia vespertilionis chromosome 3, complete sequence genome, the region CCACTTGGACCACGCCCATGGTGGAGGATAATAAAACACGTGCGCACTTGTTTTCTCCACTGgatgcatgccgcgctaGCATGTCTGTTCGCCGATCTGGaagtgccgcgcgccgcgtgggCGTGCGGCAGGATGAGGAGGAAGATGCTGCGTATGAGTACGCCGATGAAGTCGAAATGAATCTTTTACACGAGGGCCTGGACAAGCTGgtggacgacgaggaagatGTAATGTTTGCGATTCGTCAGGTGGTGTCCATCACTGACGACCCGACGCTTCCGTCGCTCACGTTTCGTGCGCTGTTAGTGGGCGGCCTGTTTaccgtgcttggcgcgggCATGTCGCAGCTATTTTTTTACAAGTCCAACTCGGTCTCGTTCAGCTCTTTTTTCGTGACTCTTGTGACGCTACCGTTGATGAAATGGATGGCGCGTGTCGTGCCCGCAAAAGAAATTCGCGTGTTTGGCTTTCCCATACAGCTGAACCCCGGCATGTTTAACGCGAAAGAGCATGTGTTGATTGCCGTAATAGTCTCGTCTGGGGCAACGAGCGCTTACGCGACTGACATTATCAATATCCAGGAGCTCTTCTTCGGGCAGCACATGTCTGCGCTCCAGTCGCTCACGCTACTCATTACCACGCAAGTGATTGGATGCGGGTTTGCGGGGCTTGTTTATAACTTGCTTGTGCGGCCGCCGTCGATGGTGTTTCCCAGCACGCTGGTCACAGTATCGCTCTTTAATACGCTGCACGACACCGAATCCGCCTTGACGCCCGCGCGAATGCGCCTTTTTATTTTTGTTTTTATTGCCATTGGCATCTACCAATTTCTTCCAagcgtgctgctgccgaCGCTGAGCAGTGTTGCGCTCCTGTGTTACGTGCACCGCAGCAAGGCGACACAAGTACTCGGCTCGGGGTACAAGGGCTTCGGCATTGCAAACTTGAGTTTTGACTGGAACGTGATCGGTGCCACTGGCCCGCTCTACCAGCCATGGTGGGCAGCTCTTAACTTTTACGGCGGAATTGCAGGGATGATGTACGTGGTGATGCCTCTCCTCTACTTCAGCAACTTTtggaatgcgcgcgcgttttcTTCTCCCATTGGGTCAAGTCTGTACACGGCGAATCACACCGCGTTTGACGTGAACGCAGTGCTTCGTAAAGACAATACGCTCGACATTGTTGCGTGGGAAAAGCAAAAACCCATGCTACTCACTCCATTTTTTGCGATATCGTATGGCATTGCGTTTACCATTCTCACGAGCACTATTTCGCACGTTCTTATTTGGCACGGGAAGGATATCAAAAAGGCGTGGTTCAATCCAGTGTACTCAGACATCCACAACCAGCTGATGCAATCATACCCCCTGGTCCCGCTGTCGTGGTACTTGTGGACACTTTTCCTGTCTTTGTTCGCTGCATCTGTGCTGGTCATGACAGCCCCGCTGCAATTTCCGCTTTGGGCGCTGCTCATGTCTGTTGGCATGTcgctcttcttcctcgtcccCATCGGGATTCTCAAGGCGATTAGCGATACAAGTGTGGGCCTCAATGTCATTACTGAGTTTGTTGCTGGTATCCTAATTCCGGGAAAGCCCATTGGGAACGTGTGCTGGAAGTGCTATGGGTACATGAGCtgtgcacaagcgctcAACTTGATTTCCGACTTGAAATTGTCGCATTACATGAAAATCAACCCACGCCACATGTTTATCGCGCAGCTGGTAGGCACCGTCATCGGGTGCTTTGTCAATTATGCCGTGATCTGTGTAGTATTGGATCCTGCGAACGGGT harbors:
- a CDS encoding uncharacterized protein (TransMembrane:13 (i73-92o98-117i181-202o208-225i237-255o306-329i382-404o436-454i461-481o545-567i595-612o618-636i701-728o); COG:T; EggNog:ENOG503NUA6), with the protein product MSVRRSGSAARRVGVRQDEEEDAAYEYADEVEMNLLHEGLDKLVDDEEDVMFAIRQVVSITDDPTLPSLTFRALLVGGLFTVLGAGMSQLFFYKSNSVSFSSFFVTLVTLPLMKWMARVVPAKEIRVFGFPIQLNPGMFNAKEHVLIAVIVSSGATSAYATDIINIQELFFGQHMSALQSLTLLITTQVIGCGFAGLVYNLLVRPPSMVFPSTLVTVSLFNTLHDTESALTPARMRLFIFVFIAIGIYQFLPSVLLPTLSSVALLCYVHRSKATQVLGSGYKGFGIANLSFDWNVIGATGPLYQPWWAALNFYGGIAGMMYVVMPLLYFSNFWNARAFSSPIGSSLYTANHTAFDVNAVLRKDNTLDIVAWEKQKPMLLTPFFAISYGIAFTILTSTISHVLIWHGKDIKKAWFNPVYSDIHNQLMQSYPLVPLSWYLWTLFLSLFAASVLVMTAPLQFPLWALLMSVGMSLFFLVPIGILKAISDTSVGLNVITEFVAGILIPGKPIGNVCWKCYGYMSCAQALNLISDLKLSHYMKINPRHMFIAQLVGTVIGCFVNYAVICVVLDPANGYRAFLDGSQVDPSGQWDGRKVQIFRSASIIWGAVGPAKFFTGPYKYLYWGFPLGFVLPLIPWYLHKRAEKKRGAPLKHSVYSRTVVPIFLHGTSAPPAIPTNIILTGFFCAYLSQKWARERMPDWFHKFNYVLSAALDAGASVNALCAFLLSITVFRWLNLPHVFFGGADVEHCNVE